CTCCACGGTAATGATAGGCATGGGAATAAAGAGGGTGCATTTCTATGCTCCGGGTGAAATCACTCTCTGCACCCAGGTAATCACCAAGGTTGTATTTGGCAATACCACGAAGAAAGTAAGGCTCAAATAAGTCAGGTTTGTATGTGATTACAACATTAAAGTTCTTCAGTGCATCCTGAAAATTATTTTCCCTTAACGCATTTTCACCCAGGGTCATGAAATGCTTAATATTCACCTGGGCTGTGAGGTTGAAGGTCAACATCAACAGAATCAACACACTTACTATTCTTTTACTTAAATTCACAACATTCATAAATCCTTCTTGATCTTTTCTACAAGTCTCACATCCTCGATCACCATTGCCTTATCGACCGCCTTACACATGTCATATACCGTTAGCAGGGCAACCTGAACGGCCGTTAGCGCTTCCATCTCAACGCCTGTGGGACCGGTACATTTAACCTCGCTGTTTATCCTTATCCCTCCCTCTTCCTGGATAGCTTTAACGGAGATTCCTGTTAAGGACAAAGGATGACAAAGTGGAATGAGGGTGCTTGTCATCTTTGCTCCTGAAATCCCTGCAAATTCAGCAATAGCTAAGACATCACCCTTTTTTATGCTGTTTTCCCGGACCAGGCGCATGGCTTCCGTGCTTAACCGGATGAAACCGGTTGCCCTGGCAATCCGATGCTGTTGTGACTTATTGCTTACATCCACCATCCTTGCTTTGCCTTGTTCATCCGTATGACTTAATTCTCCCATTGATTATCTATTGATAGGATAAAAATAATCATTTTCCGGTTCAAAGCGTGTAACCATTTATCCACCTATATTATAAAACCTTCCCGTATGGTTTTCCGAGCCGCATCGGGGTTTATTCTTCAAAGCTTCCAGGATGGCTTTTTCGGCTCCCAATTCCCTGACATTGTATGCCAAATCGTTAAACAAACAGGGTTGAATCATCCCGTTAGCAGTAAGCCGCAAACGGTTGCATTTTGCACAATTGCCGCCTTCACCGCCAATAACCTTGGAGAAATAACCTCCACTGAGGCTCATCTGGCGAATGTATCTAACCTGTAATCCTTTGGTAGCAGCGTATTCCGCTACCATCCGGGCATCTTCCTCAAATGGTGATTGCCTTATCACACAATTGAGTTTTACCGGAGCAAGACCAGCTTCCAATGCAGCATTAATTCCATCCAAAACTGCGTACAGGTCACCTCCACGGGTTATCTGGCGGTATTTTTCAGGGTCTGTAGTATCCAGACTGACATTCACCCTGTGCAGTCCAGCCCTTTTTAATGACAAAGCAAATTCACGCAGAAGTATCCCATTGGTCGTCATCCCGAAATCTTTCAGTCCTTTCAGCGCAGCAATCTTTTCTATCAGATAAACTATATTTCTTCTCACCAAGGGTTCACCTCCTGTAATACGGACCTTGTCAACACCCAAACGAACAGCCACTGTAACAACCTCCAGGATTTCATCATACGTAAGGATGGATTCGTGGGATAGCAAACGTATCCCTTCTGCAGGCATGCAATAGACACAACGCAGGTTACACCGGTCGGTGACCGAAATCCGGAGATAGTTTATTTTCCTGTTAAAGCTGTCGAACATGAACTCTGGCGCCTTCTTTCAATATAGTTTCTCCGATGGGTATAGCAATCATACCATCAGCACTGCTTAATGAATGGATATGTCCGGATCCGTGATATTCGAGAGGAATAACAAAGCCTTCCCGGTTGATGGACACAGGTATCCACGACATACGGTCGGATCTTTTCCTCTGATAGGTAACCCCCATAGGTAATATCAACCTCTTATCATTCTCTTTCATACCCATCATTCTTCGTATCATCGGTTTGACGAAAATGTTGAATGTATTGTAGGAGGAAACAGGATTACCGGGCAGGCCAAAAATTCTTTTGTCGCCAAGGTGCCCGAATACAGTTGGTTTACCGGGCTGCATGGCTACTGTCTCAAAAATGATCCTGATACCTAGTTTTCTGAATACTTTGGGAATAAAATCAAAATCACCCATAGATACACCCCCGGTAAGCAAAACCACCTGATTCTCATGGATTGCTTTATCAAGTATCCTGTAACTTTCATCCTCAGTATCGGGTGCAATACCATAATAATAAGGCTCTGCACCAGATAGTTTCGCCTGTGCCAGAAGCTGCCATGAATTGCTGTTCCGTATCTGTGATGGACCGGGCTTTTCATCAGGTTCCACCAATTCATCTCCTGTGGAGATAATTCCAATTTTCGGCTTCACGGCTACCCTGGGTTTTGTGCAGCCAACCGAAGCCATCACTGCAATATGTGGCGGTTGCACCCATGTTCCGGCCGTTAATACTATATCACCTTCCCTGACATCTTCACCGAGCCTGGAAATATTGGTCTTAACCTTATCTGCTAAAATACGGATACTATCTCTTCCTGCAGGTTCTGTATCTTCAACCGGGACTACTGCATCCGCACCCTGAGGTATCATTGCTCCGGTCATGATCTTCGAACACTGACCTTCTCCAATCGCCTTTTCAGGAACCTTACCCGCAGGAATTGTTTCCCGGATTAACAACTCTTTATCCATGTCGCTCATCCTGAAAGCAAATCCATCCATCGCGGATTTATCAAATGGCGGCATATTCAAATCTGATGTTACGGGGGCAGCAAGCACACGGCCTATAGATTCCATGAAAGGAATCTCCTCGGAAGGGAGGACAGGCACATTTTCCAGTACCAATGCAAGGGCTTCTTCAAATAATATCATGACAAACCAACGGGAATAATGTCAATTATTGCACAAAGGTAGGGTAAACAATCTCGTTTAGCGCAAATTTGCAATACGTTGATCTCCGATTTTCCGGAAATCACGGATTCGGCCTTTGCATGCTCTGATGGTTGGATATTTCAGATCATAGAAAACATCCATATAAAATGAAAGAGT
The DNA window shown above is from Bacteroidota bacterium and carries:
- the moaC gene encoding cyclic pyranopterin monophosphate synthase MoaC; the protein is MGELSHTDEQGKARMVDVSNKSQQHRIARATGFIRLSTEAMRLVRENSIKKGDVLAIAEFAGISGAKMTSTLIPLCHPLSLTGISVKAIQEEGGIRINSEVKCTGPTGVEMEALTAVQVALLTVYDMCKAVDKAMVIEDVRLVEKIKKDL
- a CDS encoding radical SAM protein; this encodes MFDSFNRKINYLRISVTDRCNLRCVYCMPAEGIRLLSHESILTYDEILEVVTVAVRLGVDKVRITGGEPLVRRNIVYLIEKIAALKGLKDFGMTTNGILLREFALSLKRAGLHRVNVSLDTTDPEKYRQITRGGDLYAVLDGINAALEAGLAPVKLNCVIRQSPFEEDARMVAEYAATKGLQVRYIRQMSLSGGYFSKVIGGEGGNCAKCNRLRLTANGMIQPCLFNDLAYNVRELGAEKAILEALKNKPRCGSENHTGRFYNIGG
- a CDS encoding molybdopterin molybdotransferase MoeA; translated protein: MILFEEALALVLENVPVLPSEEIPFMESIGRVLAAPVTSDLNMPPFDKSAMDGFAFRMSDMDKELLIRETIPAGKVPEKAIGEGQCSKIMTGAMIPQGADAVVPVEDTEPAGRDSIRILADKVKTNISRLGEDVREGDIVLTAGTWVQPPHIAVMASVGCTKPRVAVKPKIGIISTGDELVEPDEKPGPSQIRNSNSWQLLAQAKLSGAEPYYYGIAPDTEDESYRILDKAIHENQVVLLTGGVSMGDFDFIPKVFRKLGIRIIFETVAMQPGKPTVFGHLGDKRIFGLPGNPVSSYNTFNIFVKPMIRRMMGMKENDKRLILPMGVTYQRKRSDRMSWIPVSINREGFVIPLEYHGSGHIHSLSSADGMIAIPIGETILKEGARVHVRQL